A window of Gambusia affinis linkage group LG03, SWU_Gaff_1.0, whole genome shotgun sequence contains these coding sequences:
- the creb3l3l gene encoding cAMP responsive element binding protein 3-like 3 like — MSATEDLPDMDGADLIGLLFQDGNNGCTEPLFQDEDGLIESWLSEQEMLTGMDTEDFLSSLLEGDDNVEAFCPSHSPLGSDSGISDDSSSGTGNNNTLGSPHGSESDIVPSPSYSHPSPVHSDPTLTSEDLQAESPEALSVHADHSYSLLQNGVRDMDVLESVRAEKPDTDVFIDLDDLVSDAMEEDFTTELPCTLAIENSAHDLAQLTKADQFQFKEIVLTEEEKRLLAKEGATIPEHMPLTKAEERTLKRIRRKIRNKQSAQESRKKKKVYVDGLENRVAVCTAHNLELQKKVQLLQKQNMSLIEQLRKLQSIVKMSTLKASTTSTCVMVFLLSFCLIIFPSVNPFGGNTQQKESYTPSSVISRTLRSVPSENTDPTFYLETEDDPLVLVPEVVENTKAIFSGGQKNHTPDYERVEQSDSETGVNSNSSADFPSPAQAAEMKPGSPGSVGPLKEGSIDPVVASAVAYDVPGSKENWIDRSPPSVILQQHRSDEM, encoded by the exons ATGTCAGCCACTGAGGATCTTCCAGACATGGATGGGGCAGACCTCATCGGACTGCTGTTCCAAGATGGCAACAATGGATGCACTGAGCCCCTCTTTCAGGATGAAGATGGGCTTATTGAATCCTGGCTGTCTGAGCAAGAA ATGTTGACAGGTATGGATACTGAAGATTTCCTGTCCAGCTTGTTAGAGGGAGATGACAATGTAGAGGCCTTCTGTCCGTCTCATTCCCCGCTGGGGAGCGACAGCGGCATTTCTGACGACAGCAGCTCAGGCACTGGAAACAACAACACCCTGGGAAGTCCACACGGCAGTGAAAGCGACATAGTACCCAGTCCCAGCTATTCTCACCCCAGCCCTGTGCACTCTGACCCCACACTTACCTCAGAAGACCTGCAAGCAGAGAGCCCTGAGGCCTTGTCGGTCCATGCGGATCACAGCTACTCTCTGCTGCAGAACGGAGTCAGAGATATGGATGTGCTGGAGAGTGTCAGGGCTGAGAAGCCAGATACAGATGTCTTCATTGATCTGG ACGACTTGGTGAGTGATGCTATGGAGGAGGACTTCACCACTGAACTGCCTTGTACTTTGGCCATAGAGAACTCTGCACATGATTTAGCTCAGCTAACCAAAGCAGACCAG TTCCAGTTTAAAGAGATTGTTctcacagaggaggagaagcgGCTTTTGGCAAAAGAAGGAGCCACCATTCCCGAGCACATGCCTCTCACTAAG GCAGAGGAGAGGACTTTGAAGAGGATCAGGAGGAAGATCCGCAACAAGCAGTCCGCTCAGGAGAGccgcaagaagaagaaggtgtaTGTTGATGGACTGGAAAACAG GGTTGCTGTCTGCACTGCACACAACCTGGAACTTCAGAAGAAAGTCCAGCTGCTTCAGAAACAGAACAT GTCTCTGATTGAGCAACTGAGGAAACTCCAGTCTATAGTGAAGATGTCTACTTTGAAGGCCAGCACAACCAGCACTTGTGTTATG GTGTTCCTGCTGTCTTTCTGTCTCATCATCTTTCCGTCCGTTAATCCATTTGGCGGAAACACTCAGCAGAAGGAATCCTACACACCTTCATCCG TCATTTCCCGGACCCTGCGCTCAGTGCCATCAGAAAACACAGATCCTACGTTTTACCTGGAGACAGAGGATGATCCACTTGTCTTGGTGCCAGAAGTAGTGGAGAACACCAAAGCCATCTTCTCAGGCGGTCAGAAGAACCACACCCCCGATTACGAGAGGGTGGAACAATCTGACTCTGAGACTGGCGTCAACAGCAACTCCTCAGCAGACTTCCCAAGTCCCGCTCAGGCGGCAGAGATGAAGCCGGGGTCCCCTGGCAGTGTGGGTCCTTTAAAGGAAGGGTCCATTGATCCCGTGGTGGCGAGTGCTGTGGCGTACGACGTGCCGGGATCTAAAGAGAACTGGATTGACCGAAGCCCCCCGTCTGTCATTTTACAGCAGCACCGCTCTGATGAGATGTAG